ACCAGGTGTCGTAGTGGCCATTGAAGAAGGTGAACTCCTGCTGGCCGTGAGTGGGATCGTCGGTCGGATCCAGGTCGATGGTGATGCGGGCGGCCCGCCCCTTGAGCCGCCGCCGATGGTGCGCGATCACGGTGTCGGCCAGGACGTGCCCCATCGCGAGCAACTCGCGCCGCCCCACGGCATTCTCGAACCGCGAGAGCGTGGGCTGCGAGGCCAGGGCCGGGCCGGCGATCGGATCGCGCTCGACCAGGAGCTTGTGGATCGCATCGTCGGCCAGCCGGGCGGCATCGTTGCAGTCGACGTAGCCGCAGGCGAGACCGAAGACGCGTTGCCGGAGCAACTCGACCGTCTGATGCTGAACCTTGCCCGGCTGGCGGCCATCCGCCAGGCACGCGGCCAAGCGCTTGGTCAGCCCGAACTGGGTGTCGATCCCCTTGAGCAGGACCGCGCCGCCGTCGGAGCTGGCGTACTCCGTGTCAAAGGTGGCGACGATCGGCTTGCCTTTGGGCTCGAACTTGAACGTGACCTGCGCTATACACTCTGTAGCCATCGAGCCTCCTCGTGTGCGTGCCTTGAAGCGTCCAGACACCGCTTCTATAGCACCTGCGAGAGACTCGGTGGCTCTTCTCTTTCATCCTTCGTGAATAATCCAGGCTAGGAGCCGCGATGGGCCACCTCTACGAGCCTCCGCTGAACCAGATCGTCGCCGCGCTGCTGGCGCTCCTCGGCCTGTTCGCGGCCGCGCGCGGGGGCCGGCAGGTCGTGCGGGGCGTGCGTCACGCCGAGCCGCTCCCGCTCGTCCGGGGCATCCGCGGCTGCGTCGTCGCGGTCGTCGCGGGTACCTCCGCCCTCGGGCTCCTCGCCGCCCAGACGGGGCTGCTCGTCTTCGGCGCGATCTTCCTCGCCGAGGAGCTCTACGAGACCGGAGTCCTGATCGCCATCATCCGCAGCGCTCGAGCACGCACCCAACCCAGGGAGGTGTCAGATGAGTGACGTCACGAAGACGGTCGACACGTATCTGGCGATGTGGAACGAGACCGACCCGGCGCGCCGGGCCGAGCGCATCGAGCGGGCCTTCGTGCGCGACGGCCGCTACGTCGATCCGATGCTGGAGGCCGAGGGCCACGCAGCCCTCGGCGACGTGGTCGCGGGCGTGCACGCCAAGTTCCCCGGCCACCGCTTCCGCCGGGTCAGCGGCGTCGACACGCACCACGCCGAGCTCCGCTTCGCGTGGGAGCTCGTGGCGCCCGACGGCGCCGTCGTGGTGGCCGGCATCGACGTCGGCGGGCTCGTGTCCGACGGGCGGCTCGCGCGCATCACGGGCTTCTTCGGCGCGCTGCCGACATGATCCCATCGTTCCCCGGCGCGAGACGCGGCCGCCCGCGTCTCATGTCGGGGTCGGGCATAACGCCGTCCCCTCGGGCGAAGCGGGGGTCGCGCCCGAACTTCTTCGTCCCAACTACACCGTCATTCCAATCGGTTAGCGGGTGGCACTCGAGTTGCTCTCGACCGCGTCCAGTCGGCGAGCGCGGTTCAGGG
Above is a window of Candidatus Methylomirabilota bacterium DNA encoding:
- a CDS encoding nuclear transport factor 2 family protein — translated: MSDVTKTVDTYLAMWNETDPARRAERIERAFVRDGRYVDPMLEAEGHAALGDVVAGVHAKFPGHRFRRVSGVDTHHAELRFAWELVAPDGAVVVAGIDVGGLVSDGRLARITGFFGALPT
- a CDS encoding transposase, with amino-acid sequence MATECIAQVTFKFEPKGKPIVATFDTEYASSDGGAVLLKGIDTQFGLTKRLAACLADGRQPGKVQHQTVELLRQRVFGLACGYVDCNDAARLADDAIHKLLVERDPIAGPALASQPTLSRFENAVGRRELLAMGHVLADTVIAHHRRRLKGRAARITIDLDPTDDPTHGQQEFTFFNGHYDTW